From the Salvelinus fontinalis isolate EN_2023a chromosome 21, ASM2944872v1, whole genome shotgun sequence genome, the window ttccatttgcacaacagcatgtgaaatttattgtcaatcagtgttgcttcctaagtggacagtttgatttcacagaagtgtgattgacttggagttacattgtgttgtttaagtgttccctttatttttttgagcagtgtatatatatatatatatttttttttaactgggtgttttgagccctgaatgctgactgGCTGATAGCCgcggtatatcagaccatataccacaggtataacaaaatatgtatttttactgctctgaaTACATTGgtagccagtttataatagcaataaggccgcTCGGGGGTTtgcggtatatggccaatataccaccgataagggctgtatccaggccatggtatattggccatataccacaccccgccccgtgccttattgcttaaatatattaTATGCAGCCTGCAGGATCGACAGCGTAAAtgctcatcaaatcaaatgttatttgtcacatgcaccgaatacaacaggtgtaggtagaccttacagtgaaatgcttatttacaagcccttaaccaacaatgcagttttaagaaaaataagtgttaagaaagtatttactcaaataaactaaagtaaaaaaataaataataataattaaagagcaacaataaaataacagtagcgaggctatatacaggtggtacagagtcaatgtgcaggggcacaggttagtccaggtaatatgtataggtttttatttaactaggcaagtcatgttttattttaccttaactagtcagttaaaaacacatttttattttcaatgactgccttgttcaggggcagaacgacatatttttaccttgtcagctcggggatttgatcttccaacctttcggttactagtccaacggtttaaccactaggctacctgccgccccgataaAGCTAGATGTAGGCTAGATGTCCCAGGTACAGTGATGCCAGAGACATCAAAACCAAGTGAGAAATTCCTTATTGTATTGTCCAACCATTGGAGAGATGCAGAGATGGCTCATTTGAGCACACTTCTCTTCACATCCAGGCATAACCTGACTGTGGTCAACTCAGGGCTAGTACATTTCCCCCCATTCCCCTGTATATTGCTGCCCTCTGGTGATGTCATTACATACTTGCTTTGGTTAAATCCAGCAGACTAAAAACAAGGAAGATATTCTCTGTAACAATCCAGCAAAGGACCATTGAAAATGCAGGTTTTCTAATTCTACCCACAGTTTGAATGTACAACTTTGTCGTAGGCTTATCCTGCCACCCACCCTCACATGTGAAATTCATGGGACTTTGCTGGAACAATGTCAGTTATttagaaaaaataaatacatggtGAATTGTGTTTTGCTTCCTTGTAATGTGTTATGCTGACATTTTacatgacattttagtcatttagcaaacaCCTATCCAGAGCACTGTACAATCCGTGCCGTCAACTAAGGTAGGTAAAACAACCACTTATCACAATAATTTTTTGATAGTAGTAGGCCTATCATAAGCATTTTTTTAAGTTTTTGCATTCATAATTGGCACTGGCTTACAAATTATGTACAGTAGCATAAAAGTCTGAAATAAAACGAATACACAGAAACACTCTCACTCTCCTCCTATGCTGTCTTCAGAAGTAATACCTCTAAAACATTAGCTAGATTAGAAATTAATACATTCATTTTCCCAGAGAGAACTTCCATTTTCACAATCCTAGGATTTGGGAGAAATAATCTCTAATCTATCTAGACTACAGAGAGCTTAATCTGTGACAGTCAACCCCCTGAGATTCATTCATCGGCAGGTAGCATAGCAGTTAAGAGTTTTGGGCCAGTGATCAAAAAGTTGCgtgttcgaatccctgagccggctaggtgaaaaatctgttgatgtccccttgagcaaggcacttaacccgaaTTGCTTCTGTAAATTGCTctagataagagcatctgctgaatgactaacatttttaaatgtataaTCGATTCACAGAATACGGCATGGTATTCTGGTATGttttttttgtcacactgctttgctttatcttggccaggtcgcagttgtaaatgagaacttgttctcaactggcctacctggttaaataaaggtgaaataaaaatggtAAAGCATCACTctgacagggggaggagagagaaagagagtttgaCAGTCAATCAATGAAGCTCTTTGATGTTCAAGAGATGTGAGTCTAGGTTGGCAAGTAAAATAATGTTATATACGTACTACCAGCATCCTATGAAGGATTTGGGAAACCCACCCCACAATAATGAGTACCTTTTTCaatgacagacagacaatcaTTCAGTGAGGTTACCTCCAGGAAATGGATGTGAGCCTCTGTGTGAGCTTCTCCAGCTCAACCTCGCTCTTCTTCAGCTCAGCGATCTCCTGTTCCAAACACTCCATGAAGGCTTCAGCTGCGTTCTCCCGGGCTACAACCAGCTCCTTCACCTCAAAGTGTACGTCTTCTCTCAATTttacagattgactgaccttcatgtcttaaagtaatgacggactaccatttctctttgcttgtttgaaatgttcttgccataatattgacttggtctttaccaaatagggctatcttctgtataccaccaccaccagacccacctcccaccttgtcacaacacaactcattggctcaaacgcattaagaaggaaagaaatttcacaaattaacttttaacaaggcacacctgttaattgaaattcattccaggtgactacctcatgaagctggttgagagaatgccaagagtgtcatcaaagcaaagggtggctactttgaagaatctcaaatataaattatattttgatttgtttaacacttttttggttactacatgattccatatgtgttagttcatagctttgatgtcttcactattattctacaatgtagaaaatagtaaaataaagaaaaacacttgaatgagtaggtgttctaaaacttttgaccagtagtatatatatatatatatatcactctgcattattgggaagggcctgtaagtaagtatttcactgttagtccacacctgttgattacgaagcatgtgacaaataacattattTGATACGATACGATACAGGACTCTTATTCTGAAATATTCCCAAAAATCAGACCTGGAAGTACTTAGTCATTCTGGCCTACTTCGCACCAGTTTTTGTAACTAGCTTAGCTATAGCAACTCTTGAGCAGCACAAAAATCAATAACTTCTCCCACTTTTTTTCTCCCCAAAATGTCTAAACTACAGCTACTCAATGAGGTTCTCGATGAAAAATTAGCTGCAGTTCCCCTGGAGATATCCGTGGTAGTTAAAACAACGATAGCAGAGTACCAGGGAGAAATCTCCCGTTTGAAGCGGGCTGTTGCACGACTACGAAGACTGCTCGATTTGGTTTTCAAACCAGAGATAAAATTGCAAAGATTAGCAGGTTTGTGACTACGTGTCTCTGTTTGACATGCATTTACAGTGTAGCCCAATATTAATCATTACAATTTTAGGCTTTGATTAGTACATTAGTATATACTGACGAGTAGCAATAAAAGATGTGGGGGATACGCAAGCAGTATGGCTAGCTAacgacataacgttagctagcaagcatgTACAATTACTTTAATTACAATTTAATAGCATACCAATTTCACGACGAAATATTTAAAGAAAATGTGGCCATTGTCCATTGAAAATGCATTTTAAAAAAGGGTTCTATGCCATTTTGTCTTAAATGGTATTTAATCCGTTTTTGAAAAGGTATTATATTTTACTGGGACTCGTACGATAAATCAGTCAAAGTAGTCCTATTTCTTCCTTTTCAGGATTTATTGTGGATGGGCTCCTGAGCtaaaacactgcatctcagtgcaaggggtgtcactacagaccctggttcgattccaggctattTCATAACTTGAcgttattgggagtcccatagggtggcgcacaattggcccagcgtcgtccaggttagggtttgtccggggtaggccgtcattgtaaataagaatgttcttaactgactttcctagttaaataaatacaaatacatttgattcttTCTCCAGACCTCCAGCAGCTCACACTCACTGAAGAGGTTATTCCTGAGCAGGAATGGAGCCCTGGTCTGGGGCCGGTGGAGTCGGATACCGAAGAGTCTATGTGGGACTCTTTCAACATCATAACTGTGGAGAACCAAACAGAATCTGATGGCGAGAGCCACAACAGAGAATCTGAATCAACCAGTGACTATGAGCCCCCCTCTGAAGTAAGTCCAGACAGTGACAACAGTGAAAATGGAAACGTGGATGGAGTGGAGAGTAGAATACCACTGTCAGGATTAAAGCCTCTCAAatcaaagagaggaagaggacggCCAAGGAAAGGAACCAGTAAGTTGCCTGATCTGAAATGTGACGTGTGCGGGAAATGCTTTACAGCAGCACGTAGTCTGAAAAGGCATCAGCTAAATCTGCACAGTGAAGAGAGACTAACAGGACAGCCAAAGAAAGAAAACTGTGAATTTCCTGATCTGAAATGTGATGTGTGTGGAAAATGCTTTGAGAAAGCACGTAATCTGCAACGGCATCGGCAATATCGGCACAGTGAGGAGAGACGACACATGTGCGACACTTGTGGGAAATGTTTCATCCGGAAGGACCATATGACCCAGCACATGAAGCTTCACACAGAGGAGAAAAAACACTGCTGCACTGAATGTGGCAAACGTTTCCTTCACAAGTCCATCCTGAAAAATCATATGGGTACTCATACAGGGGAGGCTTTTAAATGTGATGTGTGTGGAAAATGCATGACGACTGCAGGTGGTCTGAAAGTGCATCAGAAAAATCACACTGAGAAATCGCATCAGTGCAAAGAATGTGACAAAGCCTACACCTTTAAGGGAGACCTGATAAAGCATGTGAGGATTCACACTGGGGAGAAACCATTTCAATGCAAAGAATGTGGCAAATGCTTCAGCGACAAGGGAAGCCTTCCAAAGCATATGATGACTCACACAGAGGAGAAACCACATCGCTGTAATGAATGTGGCAAATGCTTCAGTCTGAAGGGAAGCCTGACAGCGCATATGAAGATTCATACAGGGGAGGGAGTTCAATGTCATTTGTGTGGAACTCACTTGAAGTTAAAATCAAGTCTAAAAAGACATCTGCGAACTCATAGAAGGAATAGCCCTAATGAATGAGAACACGTACAAATGTTTTGGAAAGATCCAAGCTGAATATGAATTATAATTGTTATTTCTGTGGAATGGAGAAGGAGACCATTTTTCATAAATATTTTACCTGTATTTATAGTGTAATGTTTTGGATTGACGAACAGGACATGTGGTACAATTGAATGGCTTTGATCATTACTTATTTCAGAAATGAGATTGATAAGGATTTAGTATATTTAATTAAACTGTTAATAATTATAggtcaaattcatatttacataaCAACTGGTCTGATTGAACTAATATGGCACTATTTTAAATACAATTAAAAACAAAGGCACTATTATTAATCAATATGATTTCTTTGGGTAGGACTCCTGGCAATGTAAAAAGTTTGTTTTTGTATGTGACTAATCCTCTTTCgctaaaataatatatatatatatatataaaaaagagtTAAGGCCCCCACTTGTGTCATGTCACATcatacctggaccacctattgagattAGCTTTTTTAAAGTAAATCAGGAGTTAAATGAGGTGAAAGGGAGACTGGAGGACTTTAAGCAGATTTCCCGATATTAATGTCCAAAAAATTTGCACAACCACCCTGGGTGGGTAAACGGTGGATTTAGAAACTAGAGGTGCTCCTGTGTAGAATGGACCCCACTTTTACTGTGACACAATTTCCAGAAATGTGTGTatagtcccccccaaaaaatgtcaagCATAAATGGTCATAGAAAGCACAATAGCTTAAAAATACATTAAATTATTTGGATGATAACTAGTATTAAATATATCGACAATAGTGCATATTTTCCCCCAAATTATTTGTTTACAAGGTAAACAGGACAGGACTCTTATTCTGGAGGATTCCAAAATGGTCTCTGTTAACTGGAATCCTTGGGAAGTCCCTTTCTGTTAGGGAACACCTACTCTGGGAAGTGTTTTtttctcacctttatttaaccaggtaggccagttgagaacaagttctcatttacaactgtgacctggccaagataaagcaaagcagtgcgacacaaacaacagcatagagttacacatgggataaacaaacgtacagtcaacaacacaatagaaaaatctatatacagtgtgtgcaaatgtagtaagattaggaagttaaggcaatacataggctatagtggtgaaataattacaatttagcattgacactggagtgatagatgtgcagaagatgaatgtgcaagtagagatactggggtgcaaaagagcaagaagataaataacaatatggggatgaggtagttgggtgggctatttacagatgggctgtgtacaggtgcaataatTGGTAAGCTgcactgacagctgatgcttaaagttagtgaggaagatataagactccagctt encodes:
- the LOC129818965 gene encoding zinc finger protein OZF-like, coding for MSKLQLLNEVLDEKLAAVPLEISVVVKTTIAEYQGEISRLKRAVARLRRLLDLVFKPEIKLQRLADLQQLTLTEEVIPEQEWSPGLGPVESDTEESMWDSFNIITVENQTESDGESHNRESESTSDYEPPSEVSPDSDNSENGNVDGVESRIPLSGLKPLKSKRGRGRPRKGTSKLPDLKCDVCGKCFTAARSLKRHQLNLHSEERLTGQPKKENCEFPDLKCDVCGKCFEKARNLQRHRQYRHSEERRHMCDTCGKCFIRKDHMTQHMKLHTEEKKHCCTECGKRFLHKSILKNHMGTHTGEAFKCDVCGKCMTTAGGLKVHQKNHTEKSHQCKECDKAYTFKGDLIKHVRIHTGEKPFQCKECGKCFSDKGSLPKHMMTHTEEKPHRCNECGKCFSLKGSLTAHMKIHTGEGVQCHLCGTHLKLKSSLKRHLRTHRRNSPNE